The following are from one region of the Sorghum bicolor cultivar BTx623 chromosome 2, Sorghum_bicolor_NCBIv3, whole genome shotgun sequence genome:
- the LOC8060271 gene encoding protein disulfide-isomerase LQY1, chloroplastic isoform X2: MQTPATICGARGAAFTPCPRRPTPPRSFRNPFTGPSRWTPRHRLLAPMASTVDSPGSSSDFAKRIDRAWLISQQPRPVSCSSCQSAGHVECKWCAGTGFFILGDNMLCEVPSRNSKCVICSGKGFTSCADCQGTGFRAKWLEEPPINK; the protein is encoded by the exons ATGCAAACGCCGGCGACCATCTGCGGGGCCCGCGGGGCAGCCTTCACCCCATGCCCCCGCCGCCCCACCCCTCCTAGAAGCTTTCGGAACCCTTTCACTGGCCCTTCTCGGTGGACGCCAAGGCACCGGCTCCTCGCTCCCATGGCCTCCACCGTCGACTCACCCGGGAGCTCCTCCGACTTCGCCAAGCGCATAGACCGCGCCTGGCTAATCTCCCAG CAACCAAGACCAGTTTCTTGCTCTTCCTGTCAATCTGCTGGCCACGTGGAGTGCAAGTGGTGTGCAGGAACAGGCTTCTTTATCCTTGGCGACAACATGTTGTGTGAAGTACCCTCAAGGAATTCAAAATGTGTGATATGCTCTGGAAAG GGCTTCACAAGTTGTGCTGATTGCCAAGGGACTGGGTTTCGTGCCAAGTGGCTCGAAGAACCTCCTATTAACAAATGA